A DNA window from Pseudomonas wuhanensis contains the following coding sequences:
- a CDS encoding P-loop ATPase, Sll1717 family — MEEKKLKITRNLKIGALDAEGDSELLNRCFVDNGYLDRLLDVESPASIILGRTGSGKSALLYKIKSSAQKVVNLDPNDISVRFLEYSDIIQFFDALNINLDLFYKLLWRHVLTVEFLKLRYDIKSEYESKSFLDGIFSKFSRDVTKRKALEYFNEWGDRFWLDTDEQLKIITKKLETDTKSSIGAKYSEVSLTLDGAKRLSDEERCEIKQRASLVVNGLQIRKLNEVLDLLAEHSFDDPQKKFYILIDQLDEEWAGTETRVRFIRALIEEIKTFRRIKQTKIIAALRKDLLVLVFDVTRDSGFQEEKYESYILELRWSPEELERLIELRINEVFKSQYTKQQIILDDIFPKARKGGGQTSIEFIIERTLRRPRDVLQFVNESFAIASDRERVSWRSLFAAEAQYSEKRLKSLKEEWGEVYPSFDDTIEILRGLKATFTRSLIKDSRLEEVMLALYEHKNSDPCSTIVKKYYDSQGIKEADILSSMLSCLYRIGAIGVKTGAMDTYIWCYVDQASVTRGEIKRVEHMKIHKMLHRALDIITEQREIFEAVDLD, encoded by the coding sequence ATGGAAGAAAAAAAATTAAAAATCACTAGAAACTTAAAAATTGGAGCCTTAGATGCAGAAGGAGACTCCGAACTACTTAATCGTTGTTTTGTAGATAACGGCTATCTCGATCGTCTATTGGATGTTGAATCCCCGGCATCTATTATACTTGGCAGAACAGGCTCTGGAAAAAGCGCGCTACTATACAAAATAAAATCTAGCGCACAGAAAGTTGTAAACCTTGACCCCAATGATATCTCAGTTAGATTCCTAGAATATTCAGACATCATTCAGTTTTTTGACGCCTTAAATATAAACCTAGATCTATTTTATAAACTTTTGTGGCGACACGTGCTGACTGTTGAGTTCCTGAAACTTAGATATGATATAAAAAGCGAATACGAAAGCAAGAGCTTTCTGGATGGTATATTCAGCAAATTCAGTAGAGATGTGACAAAGCGAAAAGCATTAGAGTACTTCAATGAATGGGGCGATAGATTTTGGTTGGATACAGACGAGCAACTTAAAATAATAACTAAAAAGCTTGAGACAGACACAAAGAGCAGTATTGGCGCAAAATACTCCGAAGTATCACTGACATTAGATGGGGCAAAAAGGCTTTCTGACGAGGAACGCTGTGAGATAAAGCAGAGAGCCAGCTTAGTCGTAAACGGGCTTCAAATTAGAAAACTCAACGAAGTATTGGACTTACTGGCAGAACACTCTTTTGATGATCCACAGAAAAAATTCTACATCCTGATTGATCAACTTGATGAAGAATGGGCAGGCACGGAAACTAGAGTCAGGTTTATCAGAGCACTAATTGAGGAAATAAAAACGTTCAGGAGAATAAAACAAACAAAAATTATTGCCGCCCTTCGGAAAGACTTATTGGTTTTAGTTTTTGATGTAACTCGAGACTCTGGATTTCAAGAGGAAAAATATGAGTCTTATATTCTCGAGTTACGCTGGTCACCTGAGGAACTTGAGCGCCTTATAGAACTTCGCATAAATGAAGTATTCAAAAGCCAGTACACAAAACAACAAATAATACTGGATGATATTTTCCCAAAAGCCCGTAAAGGAGGCGGACAAACATCCATTGAGTTCATAATAGAAAGAACTCTTCGCCGCCCCAGAGACGTTTTGCAATTTGTAAATGAAAGTTTTGCAATTGCTTCAGATAGAGAACGAGTTTCGTGGCGCTCTCTATTTGCCGCTGAAGCCCAATATTCTGAAAAAAGATTAAAATCTCTAAAAGAAGAATGGGGCGAAGTTTATCCCTCCTTCGACGACACCATTGAAATCCTTCGCGGACTCAAAGCAACATTTACGCGCTCATTGATTAAGGACTCACGTCTCGAGGAGGTAATGCTAGCACTTTACGAGCATAAGAATAGCGACCCTTGCTCTACCATCGTTAAAAAATACTATGATTCACAAGGCATAAAAGAAGCGGACATTTTGTCCAGCATGCTTTCCTGCTTATATCGGATAGGCGCGATTGGTGTAAAAACTGGTGCAATGGATACGTATATATGGTGCTACGTGGACCAAGCCTCAGTAACACGAGGCGAAATAAAGCGCGTAGAGCATATGAAAATCCATAAAATGCTTCATCGTGCGCTGGATATAATAACAGAACAACGGGAGATTTTTGAGGCGGTCGATTTGGATTGA
- a CDS encoding alpha/beta fold hydrolase produces the protein MTRVLLTALMLLALSIPAHAQMPPFPASFRTQNIPAGDVTLHVRIGGKGPAVVLLHGFGDTGDMWAPLAADLARDHTVVVPDLRGMGLSSIPDSGYDKKTQAADIRAVLAALGIEHSVVIGHDIGTMVAYAYAARYPQLTDRLVVMDAPVPGIPPWNEIVRSPMLWHFDFGGPDAERLVAGRERIYLDRFWNEFAGDPSKVDEETRQHYAALYARPDAMRAAFAQFRSIRQDEVDNKASMATRLTMPVLAIGGEKSFGSNEAIVMRNAADKVTEVVIPGAGHWLMEEAPTETIRAIRDFIAQ, from the coding sequence ATGACCCGCGTCCTATTGACTGCTCTTATGCTGCTCGCTCTAAGCATTCCAGCACACGCCCAAATGCCTCCATTCCCCGCCTCCTTCCGCACTCAAAACATCCCGGCAGGAGACGTCACCCTCCACGTCCGCATCGGCGGCAAAGGCCCAGCCGTGGTCCTTCTACATGGCTTCGGCGACACCGGCGACATGTGGGCGCCACTCGCCGCAGACCTGGCCCGGGATCACACGGTCGTGGTGCCGGACCTTCGCGGTATGGGCTTGTCATCGATCCCGGACAGCGGCTACGACAAGAAGACCCAAGCCGCCGACATCCGTGCAGTGTTGGCAGCACTGGGTATCGAACACTCGGTGGTCATCGGCCACGACATCGGCACCATGGTCGCCTACGCCTACGCCGCGCGTTATCCGCAGCTCACCGATCGCCTGGTGGTGATGGATGCGCCAGTGCCGGGCATTCCGCCCTGGAACGAGATTGTCCGCTCACCGATGCTTTGGCACTTCGACTTTGGCGGGCCGGATGCTGAACGCTTGGTCGCCGGTCGTGAGCGCATTTACCTGGACCGGTTCTGGAACGAGTTTGCAGGCGACCCCAGCAAGGTGGATGAAGAAACCCGTCAGCATTACGCCGCGCTCTATGCCCGCCCCGACGCCATGCGCGCAGCCTTCGCTCAGTTCCGCAGCATTCGCCAGGATGAGGTGGACAACAAGGCTTCAATGGCGACGCGGCTGACGATGCCGGTGCTGGCCATCGGCGGTGAAAAATCCTTTGGCAGCAATGAAGCGATCGTGATGCGCAATGCGGCGGACAAGGTCACGGAAGTGGTGATTCCGGGGGCAGGACATTGGCTGATGGAAGAAGCGCCAACGGAGACTATTCGAGCGATTCGTGACTTTATTGCGCAGTGA
- a CDS encoding TauD/TfdA family dioxygenase, which translates to MQDHDEQAQQALLEQVNALVYDPECLIAHQWSEGDLVLIDNYRTLHGRLPMSPASSSRELWRVQVY; encoded by the coding sequence GTGCAGGACCATGACGAGCAGGCTCAACAGGCGTTGCTGGAACAGGTCAATGCACTGGTTTATGACCCGGAGTGTCTGATTGCTCATCAGTGGAGTGAGGGGGATTTGGTGTTGATCGATAACTATCGGACGCTGCATGGGAGGCTGCCGATGTCGCCGGCTTCCTCTTCGCGGGAGTTGTGGCGGGTGCAGGTTTACTGA
- the tnpC gene encoding IS66 family transposase has protein sequence MISLPDDLPDDPVLLKQMLLDALNRQGEVVQSYQTHIVDLKEQIKLLRDRLFGRKSEQTAEPNTPQLALFNEPESEPMPLIGDVEEEVVAPVSRRGKRKPLSAELPRVEVIHELPEHELTCACGCRKHVISEEISEQLDIVPMQIRVIKHIRKVYGCRDCETAPVTADKPAQLIEKSMASPSVLAMLLTTKYVDGLPLHRFETVLSRHGIDIPRQTLARWVIQCSEHFQPLLNLMRDRLLESPVIHCDETRVQVLKEPDRDPTSQSWMWVQASGPPDRKVVLFDYTSSRAQEVPLRLLESYRGYVMTDDYAGYNALALQPGVERLACMAHARRKFVEAQKVQPKGKTGRADIALTMINKLYGIERELKDANDELRFIGRQEKSLPILTQLKSWLDKTQSQVTPQSALGKAVHYLANNWSRLERYIEAGYLPIDNNAAERAIKPFVIGRKAWLFSDTTNGATASAQIYSLVETAKVNGQEPYTWLRHVLERLPHASSIEDYEALLPWNCSPEMPR, from the coding sequence ATGATTTCTCTGCCCGACGACCTTCCTGATGACCCCGTTTTGCTCAAGCAGATGCTGCTTGATGCACTCAATCGCCAGGGAGAAGTGGTCCAGTCTTACCAGACTCACATCGTTGACCTGAAAGAACAGATCAAGCTGTTGCGCGACCGCTTGTTCGGGCGTAAGTCCGAGCAGACAGCGGAGCCCAATACGCCGCAACTTGCACTGTTCAATGAGCCCGAGAGCGAGCCGATGCCGTTGATCGGCGATGTCGAAGAAGAAGTCGTTGCCCCGGTGTCGCGCCGTGGTAAACGCAAGCCATTGTCGGCTGAGTTGCCGCGTGTCGAGGTGATCCACGAACTGCCCGAGCACGAACTGACCTGTGCCTGCGGTTGCCGCAAGCATGTGATCAGCGAAGAAATCAGCGAACAGCTGGATATCGTGCCGATGCAGATCCGTGTCATCAAACATATCCGCAAGGTTTATGGTTGCCGTGACTGCGAAACGGCACCGGTCACCGCCGACAAACCGGCTCAACTGATCGAAAAGAGCATGGCCAGCCCAAGCGTGCTGGCAATGTTGCTGACCACCAAGTATGTCGATGGCTTGCCGCTGCATCGTTTCGAGACGGTGTTAAGTCGACACGGCATCGATATACCAAGGCAAACACTGGCTCGCTGGGTGATCCAGTGCAGCGAACACTTTCAGCCACTGCTGAACCTGATGCGCGACCGATTACTGGAAAGCCCGGTGATCCACTGCGATGAAACCCGTGTTCAAGTATTGAAAGAGCCAGATCGAGACCCGACCAGCCAATCCTGGATGTGGGTACAAGCCAGCGGCCCGCCAGATCGCAAAGTCGTATTGTTCGACTACACGTCCAGCCGTGCGCAGGAGGTTCCGTTGCGTCTGCTGGAAAGTTATCGCGGCTATGTTATGACCGATGATTACGCGGGCTATAACGCCTTGGCGTTGCAACCGGGGGTCGAACGGCTGGCCTGCATGGCCCATGCGCGACGCAAGTTCGTTGAAGCGCAAAAAGTGCAGCCCAAGGGCAAGACTGGGCGTGCGGATATCGCGCTGACGATGATCAACAAGCTGTACGGCATAGAACGTGAGTTGAAGGACGCCAACGATGAGCTGCGGTTTATCGGACGCCAGGAAAAGAGCCTGCCTATCCTGACTCAACTGAAAAGCTGGCTGGATAAAACCCAATCCCAAGTGACGCCGCAAAGTGCACTGGGCAAGGCTGTGCATTATCTGGCGAACAACTGGAGCCGGCTGGAGCGCTATATCGAAGCCGGTTATTTACCCATCGACAATAACGCCGCTGAAAGAGCGATCAAGCCGTTTGTCATCGGGCGCAAGGCCTGGTTGTTCAGCGATACCACCAACGGCGCGACCGCCAGCGCGCAGATCTATAGCCTGGTCGAGACCGCCAAGGTCAACGGCCAAGAGCCCTATACGTGGCTGCGCCACGTACTGGAGCGGTTACCGCACGCTTCATCGATAGAGGACTACGAAGCTTTGCTGCCATGGAACTGCTCCCCGGAAATGCCACGGTAA
- the tnpB gene encoding IS66 family insertion sequence element accessory protein TnpB (TnpB, as the term is used for proteins encoded by IS66 family insertion elements, is considered an accessory protein, since TnpC, encoded by a neighboring gene, is a DDE family transposase.) gives MMRPDAKVEKVYLYPKPVDFRKSIDGLAALVELDIKVAVFDPVLFVFLNKPRNRVKILYWERNGFCLWLKRLESERFKTSPDLSDEVIVLTVQELNWLLDGFDLWRNRPHQVLTPRYVA, from the coding sequence ATGATGCGACCCGACGCCAAAGTCGAAAAAGTCTATCTCTACCCCAAGCCCGTGGACTTCAGAAAGTCCATTGATGGCCTCGCTGCGCTGGTCGAGCTGGATATAAAAGTGGCGGTGTTCGATCCCGTGCTCTTCGTCTTTCTCAACAAGCCCCGTAACCGCGTGAAGATTTTGTACTGGGAGCGCAACGGCTTCTGCCTTTGGCTTAAGCGCTTGGAGTCCGAACGATTCAAAACATCGCCTGATCTCAGCGATGAAGTGATCGTTCTGACCGTCCAGGAACTGAACTGGCTGCTTGACGGTTTTGACCTGTGGCGCAACCGTCCTCACCAGGTTTTGACCCCACGCTACGTAGCCTGA
- a CDS encoding L-tyrosine/L-tryptophan isonitrile synthase family protein, whose amino-acid sequence MEHRDAWIAAVSDLLAGYLLKGTDDCFDTQGRAHLALRLGHYFDQSLPVRLVLPGFPCKSPNAIDQTFGVLPDYGEVIAIERLDQLGQAIAALHAPGCVVSILSDGTTFNDIVGVADDVRETYNRALRELCTTHTIQWVSMEDLFPQAQSAESVRASLIKQARLPWKNLGDLIEQSRDDESLSRAHDNLCSHLYNDLRLCREDGQSEDEYLQQINFKAYQMMYRGQALNAAVDRFFGDDIRLSVHQYSNAGPKFTFGLAEGLTRVDSPWHAVPVCNLDGSQTLRARAQVDLDHHVLVTFQGRPWLYHQTENPQAKGFEYELQKLPLFGLVVRDPLGLGFERLSTGLLEALVETFGFVCLKGCRFDDQDSFARSCERFGTLYEWAFGAVHVVKPADKPQGVVHSLEKTPLHWDLNMLPDSDAQVQRNPKFCASKFMLYCKTAPQPGEGQTTIVDSRNVLRKVGQQVARQWQDVNITYYTKMTYFGGSPRMYSLVDHHPRSGELIRNRSMNPTFKVHSRSRMLCSRFPQEPARHDATRRQSRKSLSLPQARGLQKVH is encoded by the coding sequence ATGGAACATAGAGACGCATGGATCGCTGCCGTCAGCGATTTGCTCGCGGGTTATCTGCTCAAAGGCACGGATGATTGTTTCGACACACAAGGCAGAGCGCATCTCGCGCTACGCCTGGGGCATTACTTCGATCAGAGCCTGCCGGTGCGTCTGGTACTGCCGGGTTTTCCCTGCAAGTCGCCGAACGCCATTGACCAGACATTCGGCGTGCTGCCGGACTACGGCGAGGTCATCGCCATCGAACGCCTCGACCAACTCGGCCAAGCCATCGCCGCGCTGCACGCTCCGGGCTGTGTGGTGTCGATCCTCAGTGACGGCACGACGTTCAATGACATCGTCGGGGTGGCCGACGACGTTCGCGAGACCTACAACCGGGCTTTGCGTGAACTGTGCACCACCCACACGATTCAGTGGGTCAGCATGGAAGACCTGTTCCCACAGGCCCAAAGTGCCGAGTCGGTTCGTGCCAGCCTGATCAAGCAGGCCCGCTTGCCGTGGAAAAACCTCGGGGACCTGATCGAGCAGAGCCGCGATGATGAATCCCTCAGCCGGGCGCATGACAACCTCTGCAGTCACCTCTACAACGACCTGCGTCTGTGCCGTGAAGACGGGCAGAGCGAGGACGAGTACCTGCAGCAAATCAACTTCAAAGCCTACCAAATGATGTATCGAGGGCAGGCACTGAATGCGGCAGTGGATCGCTTCTTCGGCGATGACATTCGATTGTCGGTCCATCAGTACAGCAATGCCGGGCCCAAATTCACCTTCGGCTTGGCCGAAGGGCTGACCCGTGTCGACAGCCCCTGGCACGCCGTACCGGTGTGCAACCTCGATGGTAGCCAAACCCTTCGCGCCCGCGCCCAAGTCGACCTCGACCACCATGTGCTGGTCACCTTTCAAGGCCGGCCATGGCTCTACCACCAAACAGAAAACCCTCAGGCCAAAGGCTTCGAATACGAACTGCAAAAACTTCCGCTCTTTGGCCTGGTAGTGCGGGACCCATTGGGGCTGGGTTTCGAGCGACTGTCCACGGGTCTGCTGGAGGCGCTGGTGGAAACCTTCGGTTTCGTCTGCCTCAAGGGCTGTCGCTTCGACGATCAGGACAGTTTCGCCCGCAGCTGCGAACGCTTCGGCACGCTGTACGAATGGGCCTTCGGTGCCGTACACGTGGTCAAGCCTGCGGACAAACCCCAAGGTGTGGTGCACTCGCTGGAAAAAACGCCTTTGCACTGGGACCTGAACATGCTGCCCGACAGCGACGCACAGGTTCAACGCAACCCGAAATTCTGCGCCAGCAAATTCATGCTGTATTGCAAGACCGCACCGCAGCCGGGCGAGGGCCAAACCACCATCGTTGACAGCCGAAACGTACTGCGCAAAGTCGGGCAGCAAGTCGCCCGACAATGGCAGGATGTGAACATCACCTACTACACCAAAATGACCTACTTCGGTGGTTCGCCACGCATGTACAGCCTGGTGGATCATCACCCCCGCAGCGGCGAACTCATTCGTAACCGCTCCATGAACCCCACATTCAAAGTGCATAGCCGATCACGGATGCTGTGCTCCCGATTCCCTCAGGAGCCAGCTCGCCATGATGCGACCCGACGCCAAAGTCGAAAAAGTCTATCTCTACCCCAAGCCCGTGGACTTCAGAAAGTCCATTGA
- a CDS encoding HAD family hydrolase — translation MASRLPVEAVLFDLDGTLVDTLPDITWCLNQVLLEHGCPTLTTETVRGYIGGGTTAMIERVATQFGVADALAMHQRYVALYQNNLLQFSRPFSGVLELLEGCRQLEVPLAIVTNKADEMARQVADALLPQSTFGTILGHRAGRALKPQPDVAWEAARRLSVDPQRCLFVGDTEIDLKTARAAGMYSAAVTWGYGLSPALQAQAPNFCCEQPAGLLRILQQVCGTAHAFTEHGDTVKSY, via the coding sequence ATGGCGTCTCGGTTGCCGGTCGAAGCCGTACTCTTCGATTTGGATGGGACCTTGGTCGACACCTTGCCTGACATCACCTGGTGCCTGAACCAGGTATTGCTCGAGCACGGTTGTCCGACGCTGACTACAGAAACAGTGCGCGGTTACATCGGCGGCGGCACCACGGCGATGATCGAGCGAGTTGCCACGCAGTTTGGTGTCGCTGATGCGCTCGCCATGCACCAGCGCTATGTAGCGCTCTACCAAAACAACCTGCTTCAATTTTCCCGGCCATTCAGCGGCGTATTGGAATTGCTTGAAGGCTGTCGCCAGTTGGAAGTGCCGCTGGCTATCGTCACCAACAAGGCTGACGAAATGGCCCGGCAAGTAGCCGATGCGCTGCTTCCACAAAGTACCTTCGGGACGATTCTGGGGCATCGCGCGGGCAGGGCGCTCAAGCCTCAGCCGGATGTCGCATGGGAAGCCGCCCGGCGATTGTCGGTTGATCCGCAACGCTGCTTGTTCGTCGGTGACACCGAGATCGATCTGAAGACCGCCCGTGCTGCAGGCATGTACTCGGCGGCGGTCACCTGGGGATATGGCCTGAGCCCAGCATTGCAGGCCCAGGCCCCGAACTTCTGCTGCGAACAGCCGGCCGGGTTGCTGCGCATTCTGCAGCAAGTCTGCGGTACAGCGCATGCGTTCACCGAGCATGGCGACACCGTTAAATCCTATTGA
- a CDS encoding isocyanide synthase family protein, with product MQGSNTVAQQVCGQLMHEHQNTPHMNIAQQILECLFRRRSLAPGQDPELSLQVLEPHLAKVMQAVESGRKVEMVLPAFPGKSPSRKKTLSHLPDLAEHHAIDELHRLCKEIQEIYAPGALIHICSDGYVFSDLVHVPDADVKAYTDAIQDYAEQHYPGTFAHFDLRDAYPPLDCLDAMREEMMIEHGQSLILLQQRFKDDPHMMLMYCGIHRFLSEDYSGLKVFAGMSLNAVKKVAKPASQRVIQRSEAWSALLQARYPHCLRLSIHPQLAVSTKIGIRLVPTSDLWRTPWHSVAIKRRGVVTLEKRSNVDERYHRLVFRKGRPCHYASAQ from the coding sequence ATGCAAGGTTCAAACACCGTTGCTCAACAGGTGTGCGGTCAGCTGATGCACGAGCACCAGAACACCCCACACATGAACATTGCCCAGCAAATCCTCGAATGCCTGTTTCGACGTCGTAGCCTTGCCCCGGGGCAGGATCCCGAACTTTCGTTGCAGGTACTGGAACCCCATCTAGCGAAAGTCATGCAGGCGGTCGAGAGCGGTCGCAAGGTCGAAATGGTCTTGCCAGCCTTTCCCGGCAAGTCGCCCAGCCGCAAGAAAACCCTCAGCCATCTGCCTGATCTTGCTGAGCATCATGCAATCGACGAGTTACATCGCCTGTGCAAGGAGATCCAGGAGATCTACGCACCGGGGGCGCTGATTCATATCTGCTCCGATGGCTATGTGTTCTCTGACCTGGTGCATGTTCCCGATGCGGACGTCAAAGCCTACACCGACGCTATCCAGGACTATGCCGAACAGCACTATCCCGGCACGTTCGCCCATTTCGATCTCAGGGATGCCTATCCTCCGCTGGATTGTCTGGACGCCATGCGTGAGGAGATGATGATCGAGCACGGTCAGTCATTGATCTTGTTGCAGCAGCGCTTCAAGGATGATCCGCACATGATGTTGATGTACTGCGGTATCCATCGCTTCCTGTCCGAGGATTACTCGGGACTGAAAGTATTCGCCGGCATGAGCCTTAATGCGGTGAAGAAGGTCGCCAAACCGGCCTCGCAGCGGGTGATCCAGCGCAGTGAAGCCTGGAGTGCGCTGTTACAGGCGCGCTACCCGCATTGCCTGCGCCTGTCGATTCACCCGCAATTGGCGGTGTCGACGAAGATCGGTATTCGGCTGGTGCCAACCAGTGACCTGTGGCGTACGCCCTGGCATTCGGTGGCGATCAAGCGACGGGGTGTGGTCACCCTCGAAAAACGCAGCAATGTCGATGAACGCTACCACCGCTTAGTGTTCCGCAAGGGGCGTCCTTGTCACTACGCGAGTGCTCAATGA